The following are encoded together in the Bradyrhizobium sp. CCGUVB1N3 genome:
- a CDS encoding type II toxin-antitoxin system HipA family toxin — MTTSDKEPTETYVWVWLPGETAPVVAGRLFASGNQFLFNYGQSYLARNNAIAPYDPELPLRRGTIPLTPGLMMPNCIRDAAPDAWGRRVIINRKFGKSGKAIDAAEIDELTYLLESGSDRIGALDFQSSPEKYVPREASAASLEELQAATALVEKGEPLTQDLDRALLHGSSIGGARPKTAITSDRTKYIVKFSSQNDLYNVVKAEFVAMRLAAKAGLAAASVSLERAAGKDVLLIERFDRKKANGGWERRAMVSALTLLGLDEMMARYASYEDLATIIRHRFTSPKETLRELYGRMVFNILCGNTDDHARNHAAFWNGKDLTLTPVYDICPQTRTVGETTQAMLIVGNHRTSQISVCLEAAPLFLLNKNDAVDLIARQIMTIKTSWNEVCDAASLTEVDRNFLWGRQFLNAFAFVDAPAVLTELSN; from the coding sequence ATGACAACTTCTGACAAGGAGCCGACTGAAACCTATGTGTGGGTCTGGCTGCCCGGCGAGACGGCGCCGGTCGTAGCCGGCCGCTTGTTCGCTTCGGGCAATCAGTTCCTCTTCAACTACGGCCAAAGCTATCTCGCGCGCAACAACGCGATTGCACCCTACGATCCGGAATTGCCTTTACGCCGCGGCACCATTCCACTGACGCCGGGGCTGATGATGCCGAATTGCATCCGCGACGCCGCCCCTGATGCCTGGGGTCGCCGCGTCATCATCAATCGCAAATTCGGGAAGAGCGGCAAGGCGATTGATGCGGCGGAGATCGACGAACTTACCTATCTGCTCGAATCCGGCTCGGACCGCATTGGAGCCCTCGATTTTCAGTCCTCCCCAGAAAAGTACGTCCCGAGGGAAGCTTCAGCGGCCTCGCTCGAAGAGCTTCAGGCCGCGACCGCACTCGTCGAAAAAGGAGAGCCGCTGACGCAAGACCTCGATCGCGCGCTCCTGCACGGAAGCTCGATCGGCGGCGCCCGGCCCAAGACGGCGATCACTTCAGACAGGACGAAGTACATCGTCAAGTTCTCCTCGCAGAACGACCTCTACAATGTCGTGAAGGCTGAGTTCGTGGCCATGCGACTGGCCGCCAAAGCGGGGCTTGCCGCAGCTTCGGTCAGCCTCGAGCGCGCCGCAGGCAAAGATGTGCTGCTGATCGAGCGCTTTGATCGGAAAAAGGCCAATGGCGGATGGGAGCGCCGCGCCATGGTGTCAGCCCTGACCTTGCTTGGGCTCGACGAGATGATGGCGCGCTACGCAAGCTATGAAGATCTTGCCACCATTATCCGCCACCGATTCACCTCGCCCAAGGAGACGCTACGCGAGTTGTACGGCCGGATGGTGTTCAACATCCTTTGCGGCAACACGGACGATCATGCCCGCAACCACGCGGCGTTCTGGAATGGAAAAGATCTTACGCTGACGCCTGTCTACGACATCTGTCCACAAACCAGGACGGTAGGAGAAACAACGCAGGCGATGCTTATTGTAGGCAATCACCGCACGAGCCAGATTTCCGTTTGCCTTGAAGCGGCTCCGTTGTTCCTGCTCAACAAGAATGATGCCGTCGACCTGATCGCTCGCCAGATCATGACAATCAAGACATCCTGGAATGAGGTATGCGACGCCGCATCGCTGACGGAGGTCGACCGCAATTTCCTCTGGGGACGCCAATTCCTTAATGCGTTCGCCTTCGTCGATGCTCCTGCTGTTCTCACCGAACTTTCCAACTGA
- a CDS encoding helix-turn-helix transcriptional regulator: MMKKTRPYSRYAKEAAALLGQLIRKARIDRKMTTEELADRAGLSRGLLRRIENGDLGCTLGAVFEAAAIVGVPLFAADERALTSALESNTAVMTLMPKAVHTPRAKPDDNF; encoded by the coding sequence ATGATGAAGAAAACGAGACCCTATTCCCGCTACGCAAAGGAGGCGGCTGCCCTTTTAGGTCAGCTCATTCGTAAGGCGCGCATCGACCGGAAGATGACGACTGAAGAGCTCGCCGACCGCGCGGGCCTTTCTCGCGGACTCCTGCGGCGAATTGAGAACGGAGATCTCGGCTGCACGCTGGGTGCCGTCTTCGAAGCCGCCGCTATCGTTGGCGTGCCGCTCTTTGCTGCCGATGAACGCGCTCTGACCAGCGCTCTCGAATCGAATACAGCCGTAATGACGCTGATGCCGAAAGCCGTCCACACACCGCGCGCGAAACCCGATGACAACTTCTGA
- a CDS encoding MBL fold metallo-hydrolase translates to MPFSELARIGPPAPDEVEVTIFGPNFGECIVVHFGSNRWFVIDSCSYSGISGPAALHYFKQLGLDAGTVVERIIVTHWHDDHCKGVSELVAACPNASIWMAAALTSREFIRFVQRLSKNKTVVAGHKAAEFSQILEELLKRQKAGQPTFGVASQNMLVHQAIGSQLAHGAPFRLLALSPSHGDHLDFLSRIAAQMPSAGRQKGSLGSPSPNEISIASLVEIGDAVLLLGADLENSKPSSGWGAVLRANDATPFGAKAQIYKVPHHGSMTGHNPDVWGEMIEKEPIAVITPWRRGRGRLPSREGVKAITALTKRAFATSDEGGARPKKRHASVQTFLRANNIRVHSLQAESGFVRLRKRQGQEWAVELFGAACRLSELLKRRGSAKA, encoded by the coding sequence ATGCCATTTTCGGAGCTAGCGAGGATCGGGCCGCCAGCGCCGGATGAGGTGGAAGTAACCATATTCGGTCCGAACTTCGGTGAGTGCATAGTCGTCCATTTCGGCAGCAACCGCTGGTTTGTTATCGACTCTTGCAGCTACTCTGGCATTTCGGGCCCAGCAGCCCTTCATTATTTCAAGCAACTTGGCCTGGACGCCGGTACGGTGGTCGAGCGTATCATTGTAACCCATTGGCATGATGATCATTGCAAAGGCGTGTCGGAACTTGTCGCCGCCTGCCCTAATGCATCTATTTGGATGGCCGCCGCTCTCACTAGCCGCGAATTTATCAGGTTCGTGCAGAGGCTTTCCAAAAACAAAACTGTTGTTGCGGGCCATAAGGCCGCAGAGTTCTCGCAAATTCTAGAAGAACTGCTTAAGCGACAGAAAGCGGGGCAGCCAACATTTGGCGTGGCGAGCCAGAACATGCTTGTGCACCAAGCCATCGGCTCACAACTAGCGCATGGTGCGCCGTTCCGCCTGCTAGCGCTCTCGCCGTCGCATGGCGACCACTTGGATTTCTTGTCCCGAATAGCGGCTCAAATGCCATCGGCTGGAAGGCAAAAAGGCTCCCTTGGCAGTCCGAGCCCCAATGAAATCTCGATAGCATCGCTCGTCGAAATCGGGGATGCCGTCCTTCTCCTTGGGGCGGATCTCGAAAACAGCAAGCCAAGCTCTGGCTGGGGTGCCGTGTTGCGAGCCAATGACGCAACTCCGTTCGGCGCGAAAGCTCAGATTTACAAGGTACCTCATCATGGCTCCATGACTGGACATAATCCGGATGTTTGGGGTGAGATGATCGAAAAGGAGCCGATTGCTGTAATAACGCCTTGGAGGCGCGGGCGCGGGCGGCTCCCCAGTCGCGAAGGCGTTAAGGCAATCACCGCCTTGACCAAGCGGGCTTTTGCCACTTCTGACGAAGGCGGTGCACGACCTAAGAAACGTCATGCGAGCGTGCAGACCTTTCTGCGAGCAAACAACATACGAGTCCATAGCCTGCAAGCGGAGTCCGGGTTCGTGAGGCTCCGAAAGCGGCAGGGCCAGGAATGGGCAGTCGAGCTTTTCGGCGCTGCGTGCAGATTGAGTGAATTATTGAAGCGACGGGGAAGTGCAAAGGCGTGA
- a CDS encoding IS3 family transposase (programmed frameshift), with product MTKRSRRTHSPAFKAKVALAAVKGEKTLAELAQLFDVHPNQITTWKTQLLEGAAGVFGQDNGPAEAPVDLKALHAKIGELALENGFFVRRAHQGGPAERKAMIDRDHDLSVVRQAKVLNLARSTVYYEPRPVSAEDLVLMRRLDELHLDYPFAGARMLRSLLQREGMQIGRRHVATLMKRMGIEAIYRRPNTSKPAPGHKIYPYLLRGLKIERPNQVWAMDISYIPMRRGFVYLAAVVDVFSRRVLVHRVSITMETIFCVEALQEALAKHGRPEIFNTDQGSQFTSLDFTGVLLDANIAISMDGKGAWRDNVFVERLWRTVKYEEVYLRAYDSVLEARASISKYLAFYNRGRPHSSLDERTPDEAYFGAQTMVTAA from the exons ATGACGAAGAGGAGTCGCCGGACGCATTCTCCGGCATTCAAGGCAAAGGTGGCTTTGGCGGCCGTGAAGGGGGAGAAGACGTTGGCCGAGCTGGCGCAATTGTTTGATGTCCATCCGAACCAGATCACGACCTGGAAGACCCAACTCCTGGAAGGCGCCGCCGGAGTGTTTGGGCAGGACAACGGACCGGCCGAGGCGCCGGTCGATTTGAAGGCGTTACATGCCAAGATCGGCGAGCTTGCGTTGGAGAACG GATTTTTTGTCCGGCGCGCTCACCAAGGCGGGCCTGCTGAGCGCAAAGCGATGATCGACCGCGACCATGATCTGTCTGTCGTGCGCCAGGCGAAGGTCCTGAACCTTGCCCGCAGTACGGTTTACTATGAACCTCGGCCGGTTTCGGCCGAGGACCTTGTCTTGATGCGCCGGCTCGATGAGCTGCACCTCGATTATCCCTTCGCAGGGGCGCGCATGCTGCGATCGCTGTTGCAGCGTGAGGGCATGCAGATTGGCCGCCGCCACGTCGCGACGCTGATGAAGCGCATGGGGATCGAGGCGATCTATCGCCGTCCGAACACGAGCAAGCCCGCACCGGGCCACAAGATCTACCCGTACCTATTGCGCGGATTGAAGATCGAGCGGCCGAACCAGGTCTGGGCAATGGACATCAGCTACATTCCGATGCGACGTGGATTCGTCTACCTCGCGGCGGTCGTCGATGTGTTCAGCCGACGGGTGTTGGTCCATCGCGTATCGATCACGATGGAGACGATATTCTGCGTCGAAGCGCTCCAGGAGGCGTTGGCGAAGCACGGCAGGCCCGAGATCTTCAACACGGATCAGGGTAGCCAGTTCACCAGCCTCGACTTCACCGGCGTGCTGCTGGACGCGAACATCGCCATCAGCATGGACGGCAAGGGTGCCTGGCGCGACAACGTGTTCGTCGAGCGGCTGTGGCGCACTGTCAAATACGAGGAAGTCTATCTGCGTGCTTACGACAGCGTGCTCGAGGCGCGAGCATCGATTTCCAAATATCTGGCGTTCTACAACCGAGGACGTCCTCACTCGAGCCTTGACGAACGCACGCCCGACGAGGCTTACTTCGGCGCGCAAACGATGGTGACGGCCGCATGA
- the sfnG gene encoding dimethylsulfone monooxygenase SfnG has translation MTASNNPIKFAYWVPNVSGGLVISSIEQRTSWDIDYNRKLAQIAEKAGFDYALSQIRFTAGYGADKQHESVSFSHALLAATEKLKVIAALLPGPWNPALAAKQIATISQLTNARVAVNIVSGWFRGEFHAIGEPWLDHDERYRRSEEFITALRGIWTEESFTLKGDFYRFNDYSLKPKPLDPLPEIFQGGSSRAARDMAARVSDWYFTNGNTPDGLKAQVEDIRTKEKAFGKSWRTKIGINAFGVVRQTEDEAKEVLQEIIDKAIPDAVRGFHHEVQNAGNASPEREGNWAKSTFQDLVQYNDGFRSNLIGTPQQVAERIIELKGAGADLILLGFLHFQEEVDYFGKHVIPLVRELEASAPVRAQAAE, from the coding sequence ATGACTGCGAGCAACAATCCGATCAAATTCGCTTACTGGGTGCCGAACGTATCCGGCGGCCTTGTGATTTCTTCGATCGAGCAGCGCACCAGCTGGGATATCGATTACAATCGCAAACTTGCTCAGATCGCCGAGAAGGCTGGTTTCGACTATGCCTTGAGCCAGATCCGGTTCACCGCAGGTTATGGCGCCGACAAGCAGCACGAGTCCGTCAGCTTCTCTCACGCGCTCCTTGCCGCGACCGAAAAGCTCAAGGTTATCGCCGCACTCCTTCCCGGACCATGGAACCCAGCGCTTGCGGCAAAGCAGATTGCGACGATCAGCCAGCTCACCAATGCACGCGTTGCGGTCAACATCGTCTCGGGCTGGTTCCGCGGCGAATTCCATGCGATCGGCGAGCCCTGGCTGGACCATGACGAGCGCTACCGCCGCTCGGAGGAATTCATCACCGCGCTACGTGGGATCTGGACCGAGGAAAGCTTCACCCTGAAAGGCGACTTCTATCGGTTCAACGACTATTCGCTCAAGCCAAAGCCGCTCGATCCGTTGCCGGAGATCTTTCAGGGTGGCTCTTCGCGAGCAGCCCGCGACATGGCTGCCCGTGTGTCCGACTGGTATTTCACCAACGGCAATACGCCGGACGGCCTGAAGGCCCAGGTTGAAGACATTAGGACCAAGGAAAAGGCCTTCGGCAAAAGCTGGCGCACCAAAATCGGAATCAATGCCTTCGGCGTCGTCCGGCAAACAGAAGACGAAGCCAAGGAGGTCTTGCAGGAGATTATCGATAAGGCGATCCCCGATGCGGTTCGCGGATTCCACCACGAGGTCCAGAATGCCGGAAATGCCAGCCCCGAGCGCGAGGGCAATTGGGCAAAATCCACCTTCCAAGACCTCGTTCAATACAATGATGGCTTCCGCTCAAACCTGATCGGAACCCCGCAACAGGTCGCCGAACGCATTATCGAGCTCAAGGGCGCTGGTGCCGATCTGATCCTGCTCGGCTTCCTTCATTTCCAGGAAGAGGTCGACTATTTCGGCAAGCATGTGATCCCGCTCGTTCGGGAGCTCGAGGCGAGCGCGCCCGTGCGGGCGCAAGCTGCCGAATAG
- a CDS encoding ABC transporter ATP-binding protein produces MVSRAEPVTLPCPVLGLTNISLSFGAVAALREVELQVARGQILAVIGPNGAGKSSLLNVVSGLYRPDEGEVWFGEHSFREVPTSKLAAYGVARTFQNLALFKGLSVFDNVLMGLAHRVRAGVLRQIVGSPLARRIEAENRAAAEEVIGFLHLDDVCDRIAGTLPYGVQKRAELARALVAGPELLLLDEPFAGVTLTEKHELSLHVRNARDSFGATIVLIEHDIGVVMGLSDRVAVLDYGRKIADGTPEQVRSDPAVIDAYLGVAHEDDTELAI; encoded by the coding sequence ATTGTGAGCCGGGCGGAGCCTGTTACGCTTCCATGTCCGGTCCTCGGACTTACGAACATCTCGCTGAGCTTTGGCGCTGTCGCAGCACTGCGCGAGGTTGAATTGCAGGTCGCTCGGGGACAAATCCTAGCGGTCATTGGGCCGAACGGGGCCGGCAAGAGCTCGCTGCTTAACGTCGTCAGCGGCCTCTACCGGCCCGATGAAGGCGAGGTGTGGTTCGGCGAGCATTCGTTCCGTGAGGTGCCGACGTCGAAGCTCGCCGCCTATGGCGTGGCACGGACGTTTCAGAATCTTGCGCTGTTCAAGGGGCTTTCCGTCTTCGACAATGTGCTGATGGGGCTTGCGCACCGCGTGCGCGCGGGGGTCCTGCGGCAGATCGTCGGCTCGCCATTGGCGCGGCGGATCGAGGCGGAAAACCGCGCGGCGGCGGAAGAGGTCATCGGCTTTCTGCATCTTGACGACGTTTGCGACCGCATCGCCGGAACGCTGCCTTACGGCGTGCAGAAGCGGGCCGAGCTGGCGCGGGCGTTGGTTGCCGGGCCAGAACTCCTGCTGCTGGACGAGCCATTCGCCGGCGTGACCCTGACCGAGAAACATGAGCTGTCGCTGCATGTACGCAACGCCCGCGACAGCTTTGGCGCCACCATCGTCCTGATCGAGCATGACATCGGCGTCGTGATGGGGCTGTCCGATCGCGTGGCCGTGCTCGACTACGGACGAAAAATCGCCGACGGCACGCCGGAGCAGGTCCGCTCCGATCCGGCGGTGATCGATGCCTATCTCGGCGTCGCGCATGAAGATGACACGGAGCTCGCAATCTGA
- a CDS encoding branched-chain amino acid ABC transporter permease yields MFDYQFLIEVLIGGLLSGVMYSLVAIGFVLIYKTSGVLNFAQGAMLLFAALTFVSLIERGASFPAALAATLAIMIALGLVVERAVLRPLVNQPPITLFMATLGLSYVIEGAAQLLWGTQVHGLDIGISDVPFEVAGVLISQFDLFAAGVAGSLVALFALFFRYTRTGLAFRAVADDQFAALAVGLRLPRVWAAVWTVAGIVALVGGLLWGARLGVQFSLSLVVLKALPVLVLGGFDSIAGAIVGGLLVGAIEKLAEVYVGPFFGGGIGAWAAYVVALALLLIRPSGLFGQKLVERV; encoded by the coding sequence ATGTTCGATTATCAGTTTCTGATTGAGGTCTTGATCGGCGGCCTGCTGTCGGGGGTCATGTACTCGCTGGTCGCGATCGGGTTTGTATTGATCTACAAGACCTCCGGCGTGCTGAACTTCGCGCAAGGAGCGATGCTGTTGTTCGCGGCGCTGACCTTCGTCAGCCTGATTGAGCGCGGCGCGTCGTTTCCTGCGGCGCTGGCGGCAACACTGGCGATCATGATCGCGCTGGGTCTCGTCGTCGAGCGCGCGGTGCTTCGGCCGCTGGTCAACCAGCCGCCGATCACGTTGTTCATGGCGACGCTCGGGCTCTCCTACGTCATCGAGGGTGCTGCACAGCTTCTGTGGGGCACGCAGGTGCATGGCCTCGACATCGGGATCAGCGACGTGCCGTTCGAGGTGGCGGGCGTGCTCATCAGCCAGTTCGATCTGTTCGCGGCCGGCGTCGCAGGCAGCTTGGTCGCACTGTTTGCTCTGTTCTTTCGTTATACCCGCACCGGGCTCGCTTTTCGCGCGGTAGCTGACGACCAATTTGCCGCCCTTGCGGTGGGCTTGCGGCTGCCGCGCGTTTGGGCGGCAGTCTGGACCGTAGCCGGCATCGTCGCCCTGGTCGGTGGCCTGTTGTGGGGGGCGCGGCTCGGCGTGCAGTTCTCGCTGTCGCTCGTCGTCTTGAAAGCGCTGCCGGTCCTGGTGCTGGGTGGCTTCGATTCGATCGCCGGCGCGATCGTCGGCGGCCTCTTGGTCGGTGCGATCGAAAAATTGGCGGAGGTCTATGTCGGGCCGTTTTTCGGCGGCGGCATCGGGGCTTGGGCGGCCTACGTCGTGGCACTTGCGCTCCTCTTGATCCGGCCATCGGGCCTGTTCGGACAGAAGCTGGTGGAGAGGGTGTAG
- a CDS encoding branched-chain amino acid ABC transporter permease: MAILAPAKSNLPSAETLWIGIAIAVAYGVVPLAGSDYLLDAVLTPFLALALAAVGLNVLTGYAGQISLGSAAFLAVGAYAAYNLHLRLPGLPLLVDLVLAGGIAAAIGIVFGLPSLRLRGFYLAVSTLAAQFFVQWALTKFGWFSNDNPSGVIDAPALTVAGVSFTSAAQRYVFSLTIVVVLTLLTLRLLRSQSGRNFIAVRDHEIAAKVIGVPLLRTKLLAFGISSFLIGVAGVLWAFAYLRTVEPAGFNLDRSFQILFIIIIGGLASLRGSFIGAAFIVVFPLLLSRVGAALLGGVFDSGVLEMSQRIVIGALIIAFLIAEPRGLIALWDRTWSAVRPARRPTIPT; encoded by the coding sequence ATGGCCATTCTTGCTCCCGCCAAATCGAACTTGCCTTCCGCCGAGACGTTGTGGATCGGCATTGCCATCGCAGTCGCCTACGGAGTCGTTCCGCTCGCCGGGTCGGACTATCTGCTTGATGCCGTGCTCACGCCGTTCCTGGCGCTGGCGCTCGCCGCCGTCGGACTCAACGTCCTCACCGGCTATGCCGGGCAGATCTCGCTCGGCTCGGCAGCGTTCCTCGCGGTCGGCGCCTACGCCGCGTACAATCTCCATCTCCGCCTTCCTGGATTGCCGCTGCTGGTCGATCTGGTGCTGGCAGGCGGCATCGCTGCGGCCATCGGCATTGTGTTCGGGCTGCCGAGCCTGCGGCTGCGCGGGTTCTATCTCGCGGTATCGACGCTCGCCGCGCAATTCTTCGTGCAGTGGGCGCTCACCAAGTTCGGCTGGTTCTCCAACGACAACCCATCCGGAGTGATCGATGCGCCGGCTCTCACCGTCGCCGGCGTCTCGTTCACCAGCGCCGCGCAACGTTATGTCTTCTCGCTGACGATCGTGGTCGTCTTGACCTTGCTGACATTGCGACTACTGCGCTCCCAATCCGGCCGCAACTTCATAGCGGTGCGCGATCACGAGATCGCGGCCAAGGTGATCGGCGTGCCGCTGCTGCGGACCAAACTGCTCGCCTTCGGCATCTCGTCGTTCCTCATCGGGGTCGCCGGCGTTCTCTGGGCGTTTGCGTACCTGCGCACCGTCGAGCCGGCCGGCTTCAATCTCGATCGCTCGTTCCAGATCTTGTTCATCATCATCATCGGCGGGCTTGCTTCGCTGCGCGGCTCCTTCATCGGCGCGGCCTTTATCGTCGTATTCCCGCTTCTGCTGTCCCGCGTCGGTGCGGCCTTGCTTGGCGGCGTCTTCGATTCCGGCGTGCTGGAGATGAGCCAGCGTATCGTCATCGGCGCGCTCATCATTGCCTTTCTGATCGCAGAGCCGCGCGGGCTGATTGCCCTGTGGGATCGCACTTGGTCCGCTGTTCGGCCCGCCAGGCGCCCAACGATCCCGACTTGA
- a CDS encoding ABC transporter substrate-binding protein codes for MNMFSRLKVTMGAALAVGLASTLAVHADEQFFPLQSYRVGPYAAGGTGFFGGFIDYLNLINIRDGGVNGVKLTWDEGETQYEVERGVEVYERLKSRPGIAAWNPLSVGIAYAMIDRITKDKVPLITINHGRTDSTDGRVFPYVFPLLLNPYSETSGIVNYIASREGGPDKLNGKKIVVLYHGSPYGKETIPIYKLLADKYGFGLEQIEVPHPGNEQQSQWLSIRRAKPDYVVLRGWGVMNPVALKTAQKVGFPADHIIGNVWSNSEEDVIPAGDAAKGYIAITTQASGAEYPVLQEVIKTVYGANKGNLDDKKRIGSVYHNLGIVNGILNAEAVRIAQAKFGKRTLTGDEVRWGLEHLQLDPARVEALGAKGLFHSINVTWNNHEGDGRVTFQQWDGSKWKVVSDWIAPDWAFLRPIIEKSSTAYAKEHDIKIRTSGDDPVSQ; via the coding sequence ATGAACATGTTCAGCCGTTTGAAGGTGACAATGGGCGCGGCACTCGCCGTGGGCCTTGCCAGTACGTTGGCGGTGCACGCCGACGAGCAGTTCTTCCCGCTGCAAAGCTATCGCGTTGGTCCCTATGCCGCCGGCGGCACCGGGTTCTTCGGTGGCTTCATCGATTATCTCAATCTAATCAACATCCGCGATGGCGGCGTCAACGGCGTGAAGCTGACCTGGGATGAGGGCGAGACCCAGTACGAGGTCGAGCGTGGCGTAGAGGTTTATGAGCGGTTGAAGAGCCGACCTGGGATCGCAGCCTGGAATCCGCTGTCGGTCGGCATCGCCTATGCCATGATCGACCGTATCACCAAGGACAAGGTGCCGCTGATTACGATCAATCATGGACGCACCGATTCGACCGATGGCCGCGTGTTCCCTTACGTTTTTCCGCTGCTGCTCAATCCCTACAGCGAGACCTCCGGGATCGTGAACTACATCGCCTCGAGAGAAGGCGGCCCGGACAAGCTGAACGGCAAGAAGATCGTCGTACTCTATCATGGCTCGCCCTATGGCAAGGAGACGATCCCGATCTATAAGCTGCTCGCGGACAAGTACGGCTTTGGCCTGGAGCAGATCGAGGTCCCGCATCCCGGCAACGAGCAACAATCGCAGTGGCTGTCGATCCGACGGGCAAAGCCGGACTATGTGGTACTGCGCGGCTGGGGCGTGATGAATCCAGTGGCCTTGAAGACCGCACAAAAGGTCGGCTTCCCAGCCGACCACATCATCGGCAATGTTTGGTCCAATTCCGAGGAAGACGTTATTCCCGCGGGAGATGCGGCCAAGGGCTATATCGCGATTACGACCCAGGCGTCTGGCGCCGAATATCCGGTGCTGCAGGAGGTGATCAAAACCGTCTACGGCGCGAACAAGGGCAATCTCGACGACAAGAAGCGGATCGGCAGCGTCTACCACAATCTCGGGATTGTAAACGGTATCCTCAACGCCGAAGCTGTCCGGATCGCGCAGGCCAAGTTCGGCAAGCGCACCCTAACGGGCGACGAGGTTCGCTGGGGCCTTGAGCACCTCCAGCTGGATCCGGCGCGGGTGGAAGCACTGGGCGCGAAGGGGCTGTTCCATTCGATCAACGTTACCTGGAACAATCATGAGGGTGACGGCCGTGTCACGTTTCAGCAATGGGACGGCAGCAAGTGGAAGGTCGTCTCGGATTGGATCGCGCCCGACTGGGCGTTCCTCCGGCCGATCATCGAGAAGTCGTCGACGGCCTATGCCAAGGAGCATGACATCAAGATCCGTACCTCCGGTGATGATCCGGTGAGCCAGTAG
- a CDS encoding ABC transporter ATP-binding protein, protein MSDILLSVEGLAATYNHVIRAVNEVSFAVRRGEIVALLGANGAGKSTTLQAISGLLPARRGQIAAGRIAFEGRDIISAAPAKLVRSGIVPVLEGRHCFLSLTVEENLITGAIGRDAKSRVIRTDLEEIYELFPRLKDHRRSISGLTSGGEQQMTAIGRALMSRPRLLVLDEPSMGLAPLVVESIFRALKRLNRERGLSILVAEQNSTVALRFSDHAVVLDNGHSVLSGASVALRDRDDIKALYLGGSPQTDFRKNVLTHAVA, encoded by the coding sequence ATGAGTGACATTCTGCTTTCAGTCGAGGGGCTTGCGGCGACCTACAATCACGTCATCCGTGCCGTGAACGAGGTATCGTTCGCGGTTCGGCGCGGCGAGATCGTCGCTCTCCTCGGCGCCAATGGTGCGGGCAAATCGACAACGCTTCAGGCGATCTCGGGCCTCTTACCCGCGCGGCGCGGTCAGATAGCTGCCGGGCGAATCGCTTTTGAAGGCCGCGACATCATATCTGCGGCGCCCGCCAAATTGGTCCGATCCGGGATCGTTCCGGTGCTTGAAGGTCGGCATTGCTTCCTATCGCTGACCGTCGAAGAGAACCTTATTACGGGTGCCATTGGCCGAGACGCCAAGTCTCGCGTGATCCGCACGGATCTGGAGGAGATCTACGAGCTTTTCCCGCGACTGAAGGATCATCGCAGGTCTATCTCGGGACTAACGTCGGGCGGCGAACAGCAGATGACAGCGATCGGCCGCGCGCTGATGTCGCGGCCGCGGCTGTTGGTGCTCGACGAACCGTCCATGGGGCTCGCCCCGCTTGTCGTTGAGAGCATTTTCCGAGCGCTGAAGCGGCTCAACAGAGAGCGGGGCCTCTCGATCCTGGTAGCTGAACAGAATTCGACGGTCGCGCTACGCTTTTCCGACCACGCGGTCGTTCTCGATAACGGCCATAGCGTCCTGTCCGGCGCATCAGTCGCCTTGCGCGACCGCGACGATATCAAGGCGCTTTACCTCGGCGGTTCACCGCAAACTGACTTCAGAAAAAACGTGCTGACGCACGCGGTTGCTTGA